The following proteins are encoded in a genomic region of Nakaseomyces glabratus chromosome J, complete sequence:
- a CDS encoding uncharacterized protein (CAGL0J09064g~Ortholog(s) have GTPase activity, role in ER to Golgi vesicle-mediated transport, Golgi to plasma membrane transport, macroautophagy and Golgi apparatus, cytosol localization): MGLFASKLFSNLFGSKEMRILMVGLDGAGKTTVLYKLKLGEVITTIPTIGFNVETVQYKNISFTVWDVGGQDRIRSLWRHYYRNTEGVIFVVDSNDRSRIGEAREVMQRMLNEDELRNAVWLVFANKQDLPEAMSAAEITEKLGLHSIRNRPWFIQATCATSGEGLYEGLEWLSNNLSNQS, translated from the coding sequence atgGGTTTGTTTGCTTCCAAGTTGTTTAGCAACCTGTTTGGTTCTAAAGAAATGCGTATTCTTATGGTTGGTCTAGATGGTGCTGGTAAGACCACTGTTCTTTACAAGTTGAAATTGGGTGAAGTTATCACCACTATTCCAACCATTGGTTTCAATGTCGAGACTGTGCAATACAAGAACATTTCCTTCACTGTCTGGGATGTGGGTGGACAAGACAGAATCAGATCTCTATGGAGACACTACTACAGAAACACCGAAGGTGTTATCTTCGTTGTTGACTCTAACGATAGATCCCGTATTGGTGAAGCCAGAGAGGTTATGCAAAGAATGTTGAACGAGGATGAATTGAGAAACGCCGTGTGGTTAGTGTTCGCCAACAAGCAAGATTTGCCAGAAGCCATGTCTGCTGCCGAAATTACCGAAAAGCTTGGTCTACACTCCATAAGAAACCGCCCATGGTTCATCCAAGCCACTTGTGCTACTTCCGGTGAAGGTTTGTATGAAGGTTTGGAATGGTTGAGTAACAACTTGAGCAACCAATCATGA
- a CDS encoding 60S ribosomal protein uL29 (CAGL0J09086g~Ortholog(s) have role in maturation of LSU-rRNA from tricistronic rRNA transcript (SSU-rRNA, 5.8S rRNA, LSU-rRNA) and cytosolic large ribosomal subunit, nucleolus, preribosome, large subunit precursor localization) produces MAGVKAYELRTKSKEQLENQLLSLKKELAELQVQKLSRPSLPKIHTVRKDIARVLTIINEQQREAVRQLYKGKKYQPKDMRAKKTRALRRALTKFEATRVTEKQKKKQIAFPQRKYAIKA; encoded by the exons ATG GCCGGTGTTAAAGCTTACGAACTAAGAACCAAGTCTAAGGAACAATTGGAAAACCAATTGTTGTCCTTGAAGAAGGAATTGGCTGAATTGCAGGTCCAAAAGTTGTCCAGACCATCTTTGCCAAAGATCCACACCGTTAGAAAGGACATTGCCCGTGTCTTGACTATCATCAACGAACAACAAAGAGAAGCTGTCAGACAACTATACAAGGGTAAGAAGTACCAACCAAAGGACATGAGAGCTAAGAAGACCAGAGCTTTGAGAAGAGCTTTGACCAAGTTCGAAGCTACCAGAGTCACTgagaagcaaaagaagaagcaaatTGCTTTCCCACAAAGAAAGTACGCTATCAAGGCTTAA